A stretch of the Bradyrhizobium arachidis genome encodes the following:
- a CDS encoding LysR family transcriptional regulator → MNLNALDLNLLTALDALLREANVSRAALRIGLSQPAASHALQRLRDIFGDPLLVRTGARMELTPRAQALRAPLAQALDQVRGLFVPDDFDAARSERHFRLMMPDLAVELLMPPLMAKVTRLAPNVRIEVVPWRGPAIFHAEFARTIDLVISIGNAFRGFHRQPLYTDSDALAVRRGHPLGAKLKRRDAFLEARHVAVIIRGQSEDLIDTWLRAKGVERHIALVVPGYIEALHVAARTDLVAFVPRRLIGALAKQLSLTAVTPPLDPGIDEQFMFYPTRAQMDPGSIWLRRLMLETGRELEKRTS, encoded by the coding sequence ATGAATTTGAATGCGCTTGACCTCAATTTGCTGACCGCGCTCGACGCGCTGCTGCGCGAGGCGAACGTCAGCCGCGCCGCCCTGCGGATAGGCCTGTCGCAGCCGGCGGCGAGCCACGCGCTGCAGCGGCTGCGCGACATCTTTGGCGATCCGCTCCTGGTGCGGACCGGCGCGCGGATGGAGCTGACGCCGCGGGCGCAGGCGCTGCGCGCACCGCTGGCCCAGGCGCTCGACCAGGTCCGCGGCCTGTTCGTGCCTGATGACTTCGACGCCGCGCGTAGCGAGCGGCATTTTCGCCTGATGATGCCGGACCTCGCGGTCGAGCTTTTGATGCCGCCGCTGATGGCCAAAGTGACGCGGCTTGCGCCCAACGTCCGCATCGAGGTGGTGCCGTGGCGGGGACCGGCGATCTTCCACGCCGAGTTCGCCCGCACCATCGACCTCGTTATCTCGATCGGCAACGCCTTCAGGGGATTTCACCGCCAGCCGCTCTACACCGACAGCGACGCGCTCGCGGTGCGGCGCGGCCATCCGCTCGGCGCAAAACTGAAGCGGCGCGATGCGTTCCTCGAAGCACGCCACGTCGCGGTGATCATCCGCGGCCAGAGTGAGGATTTGATCGACACCTGGCTGCGAGCCAAGGGCGTCGAACGGCACATCGCGCTGGTCGTGCCCGGCTACATCGAAGCACTGCACGTCGCGGCCCGCACCGACCTCGTCGCCTTCGTGCCGCGGCGGCTGATCGGCGCGCTCGCGAAGCAACTGTCGCTCACGGCCGTGACACCACCGCTCGACCCGGGCATCGACGAGCAGTTCATGTTCTATCCGACCCGCGCGCAGATGGATCCCGGTTCGATCTGGCTCAGGCGGCTGATGCTGGAGACGGGGCGGGAATTGGAGAAGAGAACCTCGTAG
- a CDS encoding PaaI family thioesterase: MVKTALDDFKTPPCAKLLGWRLLDARPEEGWIRLAFEGKPEFCNPAGFIQGGLLSAMLDDTMGPAVLVMSEGRLYTTTITMTVNFLSPAKPGPLIAEAKVTQLGKTIAFVESKLMTEDGTVLVTATATERLLEAARVVR, translated from the coding sequence ATGGTCAAGACCGCGCTCGACGATTTCAAAACTCCCCCCTGCGCAAAGCTGCTCGGCTGGCGTCTGCTCGATGCCCGGCCGGAGGAGGGCTGGATCAGGCTGGCTTTCGAGGGCAAGCCCGAGTTCTGCAACCCCGCGGGCTTCATCCAGGGCGGCCTGCTCTCCGCCATGCTCGACGACACCATGGGCCCGGCGGTGCTGGTGATGAGCGAGGGCCGGCTCTACACCACCACCATCACCATGACCGTGAATTTTCTCAGCCCCGCAAAACCTGGTCCGCTGATCGCCGAGGCGAAAGTCACTCAGCTCGGCAAGACCATAGCGTTCGTCGAAAGCAAGCTGATGACTGAGGACGGTACCGTGCTCGTCACTGCGACGGCGACCGAGCGGTTGTTGGAGGCAGCGAGGGTAGTACGGTAG
- a CDS encoding flavin-dependent oxidoreductase yields MTVLIAGGGIGGLTLALSLHAIGVPAKVFESVAELKPLGVGINVLPHAVRELIELGLMDKLDASGVRTRELAYFSKHGKPIWTEPRGLEAGYKWPQFSIHRGILQQLLLDTAVERLGRDNILTSHHLTGWSETENGVRAEFVDKATGKAAGAYEGALLIAADGIHSAAREKLYPQEGPPIWNGRILWRGVTLAKAFLTGRTMIMAGHEILKFVCYPISQQPDANGNHLINWVAERHMPPTYQWRREDYNRKARLEEFLPWFENWQFDWLDVPGLIKNCPHAYEYPLVDRDPVNQWTFGRVTLMGDAAHPMYPIGSNGASQAILDARVITREILAHGTTNAALAAYEAERRPATTDLVLLNRKNGPEQVMQLVEERAPDGYKVVTDVLSQKELEDIAANYKRVAGFQVEALNAKPPIVSKDAKRAST; encoded by the coding sequence ATGACTGTTCTCATCGCGGGTGGTGGTATTGGCGGACTGACGCTGGCGCTCAGCCTGCACGCAATCGGTGTTCCCGCAAAAGTGTTCGAGAGCGTGGCGGAGCTGAAACCGCTCGGCGTCGGCATCAACGTGCTGCCGCATGCGGTGCGCGAATTGATCGAGCTCGGGCTGATGGACAAGCTCGATGCATCAGGCGTCCGCACCCGCGAGCTCGCCTACTTCTCCAAGCACGGCAAGCCGATCTGGACCGAGCCGCGCGGGCTCGAGGCCGGCTACAAATGGCCGCAATTCTCGATCCATCGCGGCATCCTGCAGCAGCTGCTGCTCGACACCGCGGTCGAGCGGCTCGGCCGCGACAACATTTTGACCAGCCACCATCTGACCGGCTGGAGCGAGACTGAAAACGGCGTGCGCGCCGAGTTCGTGGACAAGGCGACCGGCAAGGCCGCCGGCGCCTACGAAGGCGCGCTGCTGATCGCCGCCGACGGCATCCATTCCGCCGCGCGCGAAAAGCTCTATCCGCAGGAAGGGCCGCCGATCTGGAACGGCCGCATCCTCTGGCGCGGCGTGACGCTGGCAAAGGCCTTCCTCACCGGCCGCACCATGATCATGGCCGGCCACGAGATCCTGAAATTCGTCTGCTATCCGATCAGCCAGCAGCCGGATGCGAACGGCAACCACCTCATCAACTGGGTCGCCGAGCGCCACATGCCGCCGACCTATCAGTGGCGGCGCGAGGACTATAACCGCAAGGCGCGGCTCGAAGAGTTTCTGCCGTGGTTTGAGAACTGGCAGTTCGACTGGCTCGACGTGCCCGGCCTGATCAAGAACTGCCCGCACGCCTACGAATACCCGCTGGTCGACCGCGATCCCGTCAACCAATGGACGTTTGGCCGCGTCACGCTGATGGGCGATGCCGCGCATCCGATGTATCCGATCGGATCGAACGGCGCCTCGCAGGCGATCCTCGATGCCCGCGTCATCACCCGCGAGATCCTTGCGCATGGGACGACGAATGCGGCGCTCGCAGCCTACGAGGCCGAGCGCCGGCCGGCGACCACCGACCTCGTCCTGCTCAACCGCAAGAACGGTCCCGAGCAGGTCATGCAGCTCGTCGAGGAGCGCGCGCCCGACGGCTACAAGGTCGTCACCGACGTGCTGTCGCAGAAGGAGCTGGAGGACATCGCCGCGAACTACAAGCGCGTCGCAGGCTTCCAGGTCGAGGCGCTCAATGCGAAGCCGCCGATCGTGTCGAAGGATGCGAAGCGCGCAAGCACTTGA
- a CDS encoding type II toxin-antitoxin system RelE/ParE family toxin, translating into MIQNFADAETELIWSGRRSRKLPPDIQNVALRKLRLLNQARMLTDLRVPPGNRLEALKADRQGQHSIRINDQWRICFIWDEGGPRDVEIVDYHD; encoded by the coding sequence ATGATCCAGAATTTCGCCGATGCCGAGACGGAGTTGATCTGGTCCGGACGGCGAAGCCGGAAACTTCCGCCTGACATCCAGAACGTCGCACTGCGCAAGCTCCGTCTTCTCAATCAGGCTCGTATGCTGACCGACCTCAGGGTGCCACCCGGCAACCGTCTCGAGGCACTCAAGGCCGATCGTCAGGGACAGCATTCGATCCGGATCAACGACCAGTGGCGCATCTGCTTTATTTGGGACGAGGGAGGACCGAGAGATGTCGAAATCGTCGACTACCACGACTAG
- a CDS encoding nuclear transport factor 2 family protein has protein sequence MHSATVSHPSTVMDELRAINARFIHNFVTSDVASHDALLHSDFINIWPTGQRWDRASYLKYWATAFDPKVIIYWDVRDELITVIGDVALVRSTNKHIRRRDGKDVTGMTMYTDTYLRENGVWTCIQAQLTAVAPEHYPADDTIVSVYIDGKLQPRGR, from the coding sequence ATGCATTCAGCTACGGTTAGTCATCCATCGACGGTCATGGACGAGCTGCGTGCGATCAACGCCCGCTTCATCCATAATTTCGTGACCAGCGACGTCGCTTCGCACGACGCGCTGCTGCATTCCGACTTCATCAACATCTGGCCGACAGGCCAGCGCTGGGATCGCGCCAGCTATCTGAAATACTGGGCCACCGCGTTCGATCCAAAAGTCATCATCTATTGGGACGTGCGCGACGAGCTCATCACCGTCATCGGCGACGTCGCCCTGGTGCGCTCCACCAACAAGCACATTCGGCGCCGCGACGGCAAGGACGTCACCGGCATGACCATGTACACCGATACATATCTGCGCGAGAACGGCGTCTGGACATGCATCCAGGCGCAGCTCACGGCGGTGGCGCCGGAGCACTATCCCGCTGATGACACGATCGTGAGCGTCTACATCGACGGCAAGCTTCAGCCGCGCGGGCGCTGA
- a CDS encoding DUF721 domain-containing protein produces MSKPGPISAKPLSLLLNDVFKEAYAKQGFAARELVTRWAEIAGPEIAVHSEPLKMQWPRPVEGQPQEPATLVLRVEGPMALEIQHSSDVILERVNRFFGWSAVGKLAFRQAPLSRSRRPVRPRPPDPKSVAKVAETLGSIEDEQLRDALARLGAAIKRN; encoded by the coding sequence ATGTCCAAACCCGGTCCCATCAGCGCAAAGCCGCTCTCGCTCCTGCTCAACGACGTCTTCAAGGAGGCCTATGCCAAGCAGGGTTTTGCCGCGCGCGAGCTGGTGACGCGGTGGGCGGAGATCGCCGGGCCCGAGATCGCAGTTCATTCCGAGCCGCTGAAGATGCAATGGCCGCGGCCGGTCGAGGGCCAGCCGCAGGAACCGGCGACCCTGGTGCTGCGGGTCGAGGGCCCGATGGCGCTGGAGATCCAGCATTCCTCCGACGTGATCCTGGAGCGGGTCAATCGCTTCTTCGGCTGGAGCGCGGTCGGCAAGCTAGCCTTTCGCCAGGCCCCCCTGTCGCGCAGCAGGCGGCCGGTCCGGCCCCGCCCGCCCGACCCAAAGTCGGTCGCAAAGGTCGCGGAAACCCTCGGCAGCATCGAAGATGAACAGTTGCGGGACGCGCTGGCCCGGCTCGGGGCCGCAATCAAGCGAAATTGA
- a CDS encoding DsbA family protein, with protein MIITRRAFTTMLSLTGLAALAGLSPLRFISEAMAQTAADVAKPVSLPDMAIGPENAAVTITEYASMTCPHCAAFNEQVFPKLKKEFIDTGKVRYIFREFPLDIKAAAGSMLSRCIANGDAQKYFAVTDMLFRSQNDWVTKNTTETLTRIGKQAGLSPQQVEACLKDQALLDKIAADQKYASEVLKVDSTPTFFINGEKIKGEASFDEFAKKINPLLKS; from the coding sequence TTGATCATCACCCGCCGCGCCTTCACCACGATGCTGTCGCTGACCGGCCTTGCCGCGCTGGCCGGGTTGTCGCCGCTGCGGTTCATCTCTGAAGCAATGGCGCAGACCGCCGCCGACGTGGCGAAGCCGGTGTCGCTCCCCGACATGGCGATCGGGCCCGAGAACGCCGCGGTGACCATCACCGAATACGCCTCGATGACCTGCCCGCATTGCGCGGCCTTTAACGAGCAGGTGTTCCCGAAGCTGAAGAAGGAATTCATCGACACCGGCAAGGTGCGTTACATCTTCCGGGAGTTCCCGCTGGACATCAAGGCGGCCGCCGGCTCGATGCTGTCACGCTGCATCGCCAATGGCGACGCGCAAAAATACTTCGCCGTCACCGACATGCTGTTCCGCTCGCAGAACGACTGGGTGACGAAGAACACCACGGAGACGCTGACCCGGATCGGCAAGCAGGCGGGCCTCAGCCCGCAGCAGGTCGAAGCCTGCCTGAAGGACCAGGCGCTGCTCGACAAGATCGCGGCCGACCAGAAGTACGCCAGCGAAGTGTTGAAGGTCGATTCGACGCCGACGTTCTTCATCAACGGCGAGAAGATCAAGGGCGAGGCCTCGTTCGACGAATTCGCGAAGAAGATCAATCCGCTGTTGAAGAGCTGA
- a CDS encoding HigA family addiction module antitoxin: protein MSKSSTTTTRNGLLHNPHPGEILLEEFLKPMDLSQNALARAVHVPPRRINEIVLGKRDITADTDLRLARYFGLSEGFFLGLQMDYDLMQRRREIDRDLKSIRPRAAA from the coding sequence ATGTCGAAATCGTCGACTACCACGACTAGGAACGGGTTGCTCCACAATCCCCACCCGGGCGAAATCCTGCTGGAGGAGTTTTTGAAGCCGATGGACCTCAGCCAGAATGCGCTGGCGCGCGCCGTCCATGTTCCGCCCCGGCGGATCAACGAGATCGTGTTGGGCAAGCGCGATATAACCGCGGATACAGACCTCCGGCTGGCTCGCTATTTTGGCCTCTCGGAAGGATTCTTCCTGGGCCTCCAGATGGACTATGATCTGATGCAGCGGCGACGCGAGATCGACCGCGACCTGAAATCCATCCGGCCCCGCGCAGCGGCGTAG
- a CDS encoding glutathione S-transferase family protein, which yields MLKLYYAPGTCALASHIALEEAGADYTTERLYFKANQQNSPEYLEINPKARVPSLVTKRGVLTETPAMLAYIAQTFPKAKLAPFDDVFAFAEVQSFNSYLCSTVHVAHAHKLRGARWASEESSFADMKRMIPKTVGGCFALIEQKMFRGPWVMGESYTICDPYLFTIAQWLEGDGVDIKATPKVADHFKRMAERPAVRKVLDAEKV from the coding sequence ATGTTGAAGCTCTACTACGCCCCCGGCACCTGCGCGCTCGCCTCCCACATCGCCCTGGAAGAGGCCGGCGCCGACTACACGACCGAACGGCTCTACTTCAAGGCCAACCAGCAGAACAGCCCGGAATATCTCGAGATCAACCCGAAGGCGCGCGTGCCGTCGCTGGTGACGAAGCGCGGCGTCCTGACCGAGACCCCGGCGATGCTCGCCTATATCGCGCAGACCTTCCCCAAGGCGAAGCTCGCGCCGTTCGACGACGTCTTTGCCTTTGCCGAGGTGCAGTCGTTCAACTCCTATCTCTGCTCCACCGTGCATGTTGCCCACGCCCACAAGCTGCGCGGCGCGCGCTGGGCGAGCGAGGAAAGCTCCTTTGCCGACATGAAGCGCATGATCCCGAAGACCGTCGGCGGCTGCTTTGCCCTCATCGAGCAGAAGATGTTCAGGGGGCCGTGGGTGATGGGCGAGAGCTACACGATCTGCGATCCCTATCTCTTCACCATCGCGCAATGGCTCGAAGGCGACGGCGTCGACATCAAGGCGACGCCGAAGGTTGCGGACCATTTCAAGCGGATGGCGGAGCGGCCCGCGGTGCGGAAGGTGTTGGATGCGGAGAAGGTCTAA
- a CDS encoding nuclear transport factor 2 family protein encodes MGHDAIADVVTAYMAAWNEPDSTRRQALLAQCWSDDGVYVDPSVSLAGRDALAGHIAKVQAHRPGARLEFMSGIDVHHDVLRFLWRLVRADGSCGDTSIDFGQVGADGRLVKIVGFFGAAPAPR; translated from the coding sequence ATGGGCCATGATGCAATCGCTGACGTCGTGACCGCCTATATGGCGGCGTGGAACGAGCCCGACTCGACACGCAGACAGGCCTTGCTCGCACAGTGCTGGAGCGATGACGGCGTCTATGTCGATCCCAGCGTCTCGCTTGCGGGGCGCGATGCGCTCGCGGGTCATATCGCCAAGGTGCAGGCCCATAGGCCTGGTGCCCGGCTCGAATTCATGAGCGGTATCGATGTCCACCACGACGTGCTCCGCTTCCTCTGGCGCCTGGTGCGCGCGGACGGGTCGTGCGGCGACACCTCGATCGATTTTGGCCAGGTCGGCGCCGACGGCAGGTTGGTGAAGATCGTCGGCTTCTTCGGGGCCGCACCGGCGCCCCGATAG
- the mutY gene encoding A/G-specific adenine glycosylase — protein MPSRTAIKKEVSTATTAAARPLALLQWYDRHRRRLPWRAAAGETPDPYRVWLSEIMLQQTTVKAVGPYFEKFVARWPDVSALGRASQDDVLRMWAGLGYYSRARNLHACAVAVAREHGGIFPDTEEGLRALPGIGPYTAAAIAAIAFDRRTMPVDGNIERVVSRLFAVEEELPQSKPLIQQLAATLLADTRAGDSAQALMDLGSSICTPKKPACSLCPLNEDCAARALGTQEAFPRKAPKKSGTLRRGAAFVVTRGDELLVRSRPEKGLLGGMTEVPGSDWLAGQDDEAAKEQAPDIKGIARWQRRVGVVTHVFTHFPLELVVYTAKVEHRTRAPEGMRWVPIATLADEALPNVMRKVIAHALDI, from the coding sequence ATGCCATCGAGGACAGCCATCAAGAAGGAGGTGTCGACAGCGACCACCGCCGCTGCGCGTCCGCTCGCCCTCCTGCAATGGTACGACCGCCACCGTCGCCGCCTGCCGTGGCGGGCGGCGGCCGGCGAGACGCCGGACCCGTACCGCGTCTGGCTGTCGGAGATCATGCTCCAGCAGACGACAGTGAAAGCGGTCGGACCTTATTTCGAAAAATTCGTCGCGCGCTGGCCGGATGTCTCGGCGCTTGGCCGGGCCTCGCAGGATGACGTGCTGCGGATGTGGGCGGGGCTCGGCTATTATTCGCGCGCGCGCAATCTGCACGCCTGCGCGGTCGCGGTTGCGCGCGAGCATGGCGGCATCTTTCCCGACACGGAGGAAGGCTTGCGCGCGCTGCCGGGGATCGGGCCCTACACGGCTGCTGCGATTGCCGCGATCGCGTTCGACCGCCGCACCATGCCGGTCGACGGCAACATCGAGCGGGTGGTATCGCGCTTGTTCGCCGTTGAGGAAGAGCTGCCGCAGTCCAAACCGCTGATCCAGCAATTGGCGGCAACGCTGCTCGCGGATACGCGCGCCGGCGACAGTGCGCAAGCCTTGATGGATCTGGGCTCCTCGATCTGTACGCCGAAGAAGCCGGCCTGCTCGCTGTGTCCGCTCAACGAGGACTGCGCGGCGCGTGCGCTGGGCACGCAGGAGGCCTTTCCGCGCAAGGCGCCGAAGAAGAGCGGAACGCTCCGGCGCGGCGCCGCCTTCGTCGTGACCCGTGGCGACGAACTTTTGGTCCGCTCGCGCCCGGAAAAAGGCCTGCTCGGCGGCATGACCGAGGTGCCGGGCTCGGACTGGCTCGCCGGCCAGGACGATGAGGCGGCGAAGGAACAGGCGCCCGACATCAAGGGGATCGCGCGCTGGCAGCGCAGGGTGGGCGTCGTCACCCACGTCTTCACGCATTTTCCGCTGGAACTGGTAGTCTACACGGCGAAGGTCGAGCATCGCACGCGCGCGCCGGAGGGCATGCGCTGGGTGCCGATTGCGACGCTTGCCGATGAAGCGCTCCCGAACGTCATGCGCAAGGTGATCGCGCACGCACTCGACATCTAG
- a CDS encoding helix-turn-helix domain-containing protein, which yields MSEPTQNSQDVASGHFSSLLKHWRNVRRLTQIELASDANVSARHLCFLETGRSQPSRDMVQLLGSVLDLPLEERNALHVAAGFVPPYGDKGLAAENLQPVRQALDFMLRQQEPYPGIVIDGHWDVRMRNRGSSRLLMPFRDAFDMEGDLGNNAMHAVFHPGGLRQFMVNWAEFAGQLIRILHREVAQGSRASAKLLDEISAYPGVSAEWRLPGHASASSPVMTMQLAKGDYRLSFFSTFTTLAMPTDAVLQQIKIECFFPADEATAEMARQLAASDTGDQHAFSYG from the coding sequence ATGAGCGAGCCAACCCAGAATTCGCAGGACGTCGCGAGCGGGCATTTCAGCAGCCTGCTGAAGCATTGGCGCAATGTGCGGCGTCTCACCCAGATCGAGCTCGCGAGCGATGCCAACGTGTCCGCGAGGCACCTGTGCTTCCTGGAGACCGGGCGCTCGCAGCCGAGCCGGGACATGGTGCAGCTCCTCGGCAGCGTCCTCGATTTGCCGCTGGAGGAGCGGAATGCGCTGCACGTCGCGGCCGGTTTCGTGCCGCCCTATGGCGACAAGGGACTGGCAGCGGAAAATTTGCAGCCGGTGCGGCAGGCGCTGGACTTCATGCTGCGGCAGCAGGAGCCGTATCCGGGCATCGTCATCGACGGTCACTGGGACGTCCGCATGCGCAATCGGGGATCGTCGCGGTTGCTCATGCCGTTCCGCGATGCCTTCGACATGGAAGGCGACCTCGGCAACAACGCCATGCATGCCGTCTTTCACCCCGGGGGCCTCAGGCAGTTCATGGTGAACTGGGCGGAGTTCGCGGGGCAGTTGATCCGCATCCTGCATCGCGAAGTCGCGCAAGGCAGCCGCGCGTCGGCAAAACTGCTCGACGAGATCTCGGCCTATCCCGGCGTGTCGGCCGAGTGGCGGCTTCCCGGCCACGCGTCGGCGTCGTCTCCGGTCATGACGATGCAGCTCGCCAAGGGCGACTATCGGCTGTCGTTCTTCTCGACGTTCACGACGCTGGCGATGCCGACGGATGCGGTGCTCCAGCAGATCAAGATTGAATGCTTCTTTCCGGCCGACGAGGCGACCGCCGAGATGGCACGCCAACTCGCCGCTTCAGACACGGGAGACCAGCATGCATTCAGCTACGGTTAG